One Canis lupus dingo isolate Sandy chromosome 29, ASM325472v2, whole genome shotgun sequence genomic region harbors:
- the ZC2HC1A gene encoding zinc finger C2HC domain-containing protein 1A isoform X2, with the protein MEGLEENGSVQVGELLPCKICGRTFFPVALKKHGPICQKTATKKRKTFDSSRQRAEGTDIPTVKPLKPRPEPPKKPSNWRRKHEEFIATIRAAKGLDQALKEGGKLPPPPPPSYDPDYIQCPYCQRRFNENAADRHINFCKEQAARISNKGKFSTDTKGKASSRTQYKPPALKKSNSPGTASSGSSRLPQPSGTSKTVVGVPSGKTVSSVSSSLGNKLQTLSPSHKGIPAPNVGTNIKPRNTTPPSLARNPSSSVPTNKRKTYTESYIAST; encoded by the exons AAAATGGAAGTGTCCAAGTGGGAGAATTGTTACCTTGCAAGATATGTGGAAGAACATTCTTTCCAGTGGCGTTA AAAAAACATGGACCCATTTGCCAGAAAACTGCCACTAAAAAACGTAAGACTTTTGATTCAAGCAGACAAAGAGCTGAAGGAACTGATATCCCAACAGTAAAGCCTCTTAAACCTAGG CCTGAACCACCAAAGAAACCATCTAATTGgagaagaaaacatgaagaatTCATTGCTACCATAAGAGCAGCTAAAGGCCTTGATCAGGCACTTAAAGAGGGTGGaaaacttcctcctcctcctccaccctcttATGATCCTG aTTATATTCAGTGTCCATATTGCCAGAGGAGATTTAATGAAAATGCAGCTGATAGACATATTAACTTCTGTAAAGAACAGGCAGCACGTATTAGTAATAAAGGCAAATTTTCTACTGACACCAAAGGAAAGGCATCTTCTCGGACACAG tatAAGCCTCCTGCACTTAAAAAGTCAAATTCTCCTGGAACTGCGTCATCAGGATCTTCACGATTACCACAACCAAGTGGCACTAGCAAAACTGTTGTAG GTGTGCCTTCAGGTAAAACTGTGTCTTCAGTTAGCAGCTCTTTGGGAAACAAACTTCAGACCTTATCTCCCTCCCATAAAGGGATACCAGCCCCTAATGTAGG AACTAACATCAAACCTCGAAATACCACACCACCTAGTTTGGCACGAAATCCTTCCTCAAGTGTGcctacaaacaaaagaaaaacatatactgAGAGCTACATAGCCAG